In Ovis canadensis isolate MfBH-ARS-UI-01 breed Bighorn chromosome 11, ARS-UI_OviCan_v2, whole genome shotgun sequence, one genomic interval encodes:
- the ZNF18 gene encoding zinc finger protein 18 isoform X2 — MPVELGQAPVLLPPPAKAEELLFPGPDATPRGEPSSPETARQLFRQFPYQVMSGPHETLQQLRKLCFQWLQPEVHTKEQILEMLMLEQFLSILPGEIQTWVRKQCPGSGEEAVTLVESLKGDPQRLWQWISIQVLGQEVFSEKAEPASCPAGDAGSPAEEPQKLGLRNTALGPGGPLSCVVKEESDVEQGLAAATQLPAQPEQMPVGNQDFGASLLHTASQEQWRHLDSTQKEQYWDLMLETYGKMVSGGAGISSARPDLTDPAGYGTELAGPHLHASEKIPRPTCIGDRGENDKENLNLENYRAQEPPASGEPPPQAPLSSLFSEDEPRPSGGGEDLSEAQGNLRGEGTGRQLCPRERNSRKQPGPHLLPSLPGDSPAPWLEEKREATPRGQPRAPMAQRLPTCRECGKTFYRNSQLVFHQRTHSRETYFQCPTCQKAFLRSSSFVKHQRTHTGEKPCKCDYCGKGFSDFSGLRYHKKIHTGEKPYKCPVCEKSFIQRSNFNRHQRVHTGERPYKCTRCGKSFSWSSSLDKHQRSHLGKKPRP; from the exons ATGCCCGTGGAGTTGGGGCAGGCTCCTGTCCTGCTGCCACCACCGGCCAAGGCTGAGGAGCTCCTGTTCCCTGGCCCAGATGCCACCCCCCGAGGGGAGCCCTCCAGCCCCGAGACCGCACGCCAGCTCTTCAGGCAGTTTCCTTACCAGGTGATGTCCGGGCCCCATGAAACCCTCCAGCAGCTTCGGAAGCTCTGTTTCCAGTGGCTGCAGCCAGAGGTTCACACCAAGGAGCAGATCCTGGAGATGCTGATGCTGGAGCAGTTCCTGAGCATTCTGCCTGGGGAGATCCAGACGTGGGTGCGGAAGCAGTGTCCAGGCAGCGGGGAGGAGGCCGTGACCCTCGTGGAGAGCTTGAAGGGAGACCCCCAGAGGCTGTGGCAGTGG ATCAGCATCCAAGTTCTGGGACAGGAAGTCTTCTCAGAGAAGGCGGAGCCCGCGAGCTGCCCAGCAGGGGACGCAGGGTCTCCTGCTGAAGAGCCTCAGAAGCTTGGGCTCCGGAACACAGCCCTCGGGCCTGGGGGGCCACTGAGCTGTGTGGTGAAAGAGGAGTCTGACGTGGAGCAAGGTCTAG CGGCTGCCACCCAGCTGCCTGCGCAGCCCGAGCAAATGCCTGTCGGGAACCAGGACTTTGGAGCCTCCCTTCTCCACACAGCATCTCAG GAGCAGTGGAGGCACCTGGATTCCACCCAGAAGGAGCAGTACTGGGACCTCATGCTGGAGACCTACGGGAAGATGGTCTCAGGAGGTGCAG GCATTTCCAGCGCCAGGCCTGACCTGACTGATCCAGCTGGGTATGGGACAGAGCTGGCAGGGCCACACCTGCATGCCAGTGAGAAGATCCCAAGACCCACCTGCATAG GGGACAGAGGGGAGAATGACAAAGAGAACCTGAACCTGGAGAACTACAGGGCCCAGGAACCTCCGGCATCGGGAGAGCCGCCCCCTCAGGCTCCCTTGAGCAGCCTCTTCAGTGAGGACGAGccaagaccctctggaggaggagaggacCTCTCAGAGGCCCAGGGGAACCTGCGGGGCGAGGGGACAGGGCGTCAGCTCTGCCcccgggagaggaattccaggaaGCAGCCAGGCCCGCACCTGCTGCCCTCGCTTCCCGGGGATTCGCCCGCACCATGGcttgaggagaagagagaggccaCCCCGCGGGGGCAGCCAAGGGCCCCCATGGCCCAGAGACTCCCCACCTGCAGGGAGTGTGGCAAGACCTTCTACCGGAACTCGCAGCTGGTTTTCCACCAAAGAACCCACAGCCGGGAGACGTACTTCCAGTGCCCCACCTGCCAAAAGGCCTTCCTGCGGAGCTCCAGCTTCGTGAAGCACCAGCGGACCCACACAGGGGAGAAGCCCTGCAAGTGCGACTACTGCGGGAAGGGCTTCAGCGACTTCTCAGGGCTGCGCTACCACAAGAAGATCCACACGGGGGAGAAGCCCTACAAGTGCCCCGTGTGCGAGAAGAGCTTCATCCAGAGGTCCAACTTCAACCGGCACCAGAGGGTGCACACCGGCGAGAGGCCCTACAAGTGCACCCGCTGCGGCAAGAGCTTCAGCTGGAGCTCGAGCCTCGACAAGCACCAGAGGTCCCACCTGGGGAAGAAGCCCCGCCCGTAG
- the ZNF18 gene encoding zinc finger protein 18 isoform X1 — MPVELGQAPVLLPPPAKAEELLFPGPDATPRGEPSSPETARQLFRQFPYQVMSGPHETLQQLRKLCFQWLQPEVHTKEQILEMLMLEQFLSILPGEIQTWVRKQCPGSGEEAVTLVESLKGDPQRLWQWISIQVLGQEVFSEKAEPASCPAGDAGSPAEEPQKLGLRNTALGPGGPLSCVVKEESDVEQGLAAAATQLPAQPEQMPVGNQDFGASLLHTASQEQWRHLDSTQKEQYWDLMLETYGKMVSGGAGISSARPDLTDPAGYGTELAGPHLHASEKIPRPTCIGDRGENDKENLNLENYRAQEPPASGEPPPQAPLSSLFSEDEPRPSGGGEDLSEAQGNLRGEGTGRQLCPRERNSRKQPGPHLLPSLPGDSPAPWLEEKREATPRGQPRAPMAQRLPTCRECGKTFYRNSQLVFHQRTHSRETYFQCPTCQKAFLRSSSFVKHQRTHTGEKPCKCDYCGKGFSDFSGLRYHKKIHTGEKPYKCPVCEKSFIQRSNFNRHQRVHTGERPYKCTRCGKSFSWSSSLDKHQRSHLGKKPRP; from the exons ATGCCCGTGGAGTTGGGGCAGGCTCCTGTCCTGCTGCCACCACCGGCCAAGGCTGAGGAGCTCCTGTTCCCTGGCCCAGATGCCACCCCCCGAGGGGAGCCCTCCAGCCCCGAGACCGCACGCCAGCTCTTCAGGCAGTTTCCTTACCAGGTGATGTCCGGGCCCCATGAAACCCTCCAGCAGCTTCGGAAGCTCTGTTTCCAGTGGCTGCAGCCAGAGGTTCACACCAAGGAGCAGATCCTGGAGATGCTGATGCTGGAGCAGTTCCTGAGCATTCTGCCTGGGGAGATCCAGACGTGGGTGCGGAAGCAGTGTCCAGGCAGCGGGGAGGAGGCCGTGACCCTCGTGGAGAGCTTGAAGGGAGACCCCCAGAGGCTGTGGCAGTGG ATCAGCATCCAAGTTCTGGGACAGGAAGTCTTCTCAGAGAAGGCGGAGCCCGCGAGCTGCCCAGCAGGGGACGCAGGGTCTCCTGCTGAAGAGCCTCAGAAGCTTGGGCTCCGGAACACAGCCCTCGGGCCTGGGGGGCCACTGAGCTGTGTGGTGAAAGAGGAGTCTGACGTGGAGCAAGGTCTAG CAGCGGCTGCCACCCAGCTGCCTGCGCAGCCCGAGCAAATGCCTGTCGGGAACCAGGACTTTGGAGCCTCCCTTCTCCACACAGCATCTCAG GAGCAGTGGAGGCACCTGGATTCCACCCAGAAGGAGCAGTACTGGGACCTCATGCTGGAGACCTACGGGAAGATGGTCTCAGGAGGTGCAG GCATTTCCAGCGCCAGGCCTGACCTGACTGATCCAGCTGGGTATGGGACAGAGCTGGCAGGGCCACACCTGCATGCCAGTGAGAAGATCCCAAGACCCACCTGCATAG GGGACAGAGGGGAGAATGACAAAGAGAACCTGAACCTGGAGAACTACAGGGCCCAGGAACCTCCGGCATCGGGAGAGCCGCCCCCTCAGGCTCCCTTGAGCAGCCTCTTCAGTGAGGACGAGccaagaccctctggaggaggagaggacCTCTCAGAGGCCCAGGGGAACCTGCGGGGCGAGGGGACAGGGCGTCAGCTCTGCCcccgggagaggaattccaggaaGCAGCCAGGCCCGCACCTGCTGCCCTCGCTTCCCGGGGATTCGCCCGCACCATGGcttgaggagaagagagaggccaCCCCGCGGGGGCAGCCAAGGGCCCCCATGGCCCAGAGACTCCCCACCTGCAGGGAGTGTGGCAAGACCTTCTACCGGAACTCGCAGCTGGTTTTCCACCAAAGAACCCACAGCCGGGAGACGTACTTCCAGTGCCCCACCTGCCAAAAGGCCTTCCTGCGGAGCTCCAGCTTCGTGAAGCACCAGCGGACCCACACAGGGGAGAAGCCCTGCAAGTGCGACTACTGCGGGAAGGGCTTCAGCGACTTCTCAGGGCTGCGCTACCACAAGAAGATCCACACGGGGGAGAAGCCCTACAAGTGCCCCGTGTGCGAGAAGAGCTTCATCCAGAGGTCCAACTTCAACCGGCACCAGAGGGTGCACACCGGCGAGAGGCCCTACAAGTGCACCCGCTGCGGCAAGAGCTTCAGCTGGAGCTCGAGCCTCGACAAGCACCAGAGGTCCCACCTGGGGAAGAAGCCCCGCCCGTAG